A single genomic interval of Methanomassiliicoccus sp. harbors:
- a CDS encoding methylamine methyltransferase corrinoid protein reductive activase, translated as MQAISIDIGTSGIRGQLLDLRRRKVLRTCLTSRNPLPGANVMDHLDFAMEQGLALAHEVLIGAVRQIINVLDPASLERIAVCGNPIQISLFEGIEIRDLAYAGKNKLRSQGIEPPDRRGHIANGGSLGLGVDVEVLIPPAIRHEIGADALAMMLKSGFLEGDRCMVTDYGTNAEMALKVGDDIYTGSAAAGPAIEGQSIKAGMLASPGAISDIIHTPEGWQTLVLDDRLEPQGGALIGLRSNALKLRGLRAKGITGTGVIALICAGSEMGRVILPRITGGDILLDRGVRFTTADLLEVGKAIGAIRAGHMTLMVEAGLDPGSLGTMFMAGASGTYVDARKAQSVGMVPALASRIVQMGNTSLELAKDLAVEPELLDRLNDMRSHLLARHVMFATSPTFSDIYLQELAFWTEGMPRERYLNNLASLGVPVPVPPREPTIIERRRRTDIWEVGGSLDIIDISVRLEGSWECNRCLRCVKACPERALTQKSDRFMVDTGRCLGTACRRCEEACPQRRFSFSEMMLEG; from the coding sequence ATGCAGGCGATTTCGATCGACATAGGGACCAGTGGAATACGAGGGCAGCTGCTCGACCTCAGACGGCGAAAGGTCCTCCGAACTTGCTTAACGTCACGCAACCCACTGCCCGGGGCCAATGTTATGGATCACCTGGACTTCGCTATGGAGCAGGGGCTGGCGCTGGCCCACGAGGTATTGATCGGGGCGGTCAGGCAAATCATCAATGTACTCGACCCTGCTTCGCTGGAGCGGATCGCGGTGTGCGGAAACCCCATACAGATATCCCTGTTCGAAGGAATCGAGATCAGGGATCTGGCATACGCCGGGAAGAACAAGCTTAGATCACAGGGCATAGAGCCCCCCGATCGCAGAGGTCATATCGCCAACGGAGGGAGCCTCGGTCTCGGAGTGGACGTTGAGGTGCTCATTCCCCCGGCCATCCGCCACGAGATCGGCGCCGATGCGCTGGCCATGATGCTCAAGTCTGGATTTCTGGAGGGCGATCGGTGCATGGTCACCGATTACGGCACCAACGCCGAGATGGCGTTGAAGGTCGGCGATGACATTTACACTGGCTCGGCCGCGGCCGGTCCGGCCATCGAGGGACAGTCGATCAAGGCGGGCATGCTGGCCTCCCCGGGCGCGATCAGCGACATCATACACACTCCCGAGGGGTGGCAGACCCTGGTCCTTGACGACCGTCTCGAGCCCCAGGGGGGCGCCCTCATCGGCCTGAGAAGCAATGCCCTTAAACTACGGGGCCTCCGGGCCAAGGGCATAACTGGCACTGGAGTCATCGCCCTGATATGCGCAGGATCAGAGATGGGGCGAGTGATACTGCCACGCATTACGGGAGGTGACATATTGCTTGATCGTGGGGTCCGGTTCACCACGGCGGACCTGTTGGAAGTGGGGAAGGCTATCGGAGCCATCCGGGCCGGGCACATGACGCTAATGGTCGAGGCCGGCCTCGACCCCGGGAGCCTGGGCACGATGTTCATGGCCGGGGCCAGCGGCACCTATGTCGACGCTAGGAAGGCCCAGTCCGTCGGCATGGTGCCTGCATTGGCCTCCCGGATCGTTCAGATGGGCAACACCTCTTTGGAGCTGGCCAAGGATCTCGCGGTGGAGCCTGAGCTCCTGGACCGCCTCAACGACATGCGAAGCCATCTGCTCGCCCGTCATGTGATGTTTGCCACATCTCCAACCTTCAGCGACATATATCTCCAGGAACTAGCATTCTGGACGGAGGGCATGCCTCGCGAGAGGTACTTGAATAACCTCGCCTCCTTAGGAGTGCCCGTTCCCGTCCCGCCCCGGGAGCCGACGATCATCGAACGAAGGAGACGGACGGATATCTGGGAGGTCGGAGGGTCGCTCGATATCATTGACATCTCGGTCCGCCTTGAGGGCTCGTGGGAATGCAACCGCTGCTTGCGATGCGTCAAAGCCTGTCCTGAGAGAGCATTAACACAGAAGAGTGATCGCTTCATGGTCGACACCGGGAGATGCCTGGGGACTGCCTGCCGCCGCTGCGAGGAAGCTTGCCCCCAGCGCAGGTTCTCGTTCTCCGAGATGATGCTTGAGGGTTGA
- a CDS encoding pyridoxamine 5'-phosphate oxidase family protein produces MTCWARSLFARRQANFFIEGRVGPDMFGKMRRRNQALSGDECLDILRSCSTGILGAAGPDGYPYAVPLNYAYDDGRIIFHCAREGHKLDCIRHSEKVSFCVVQSDQVVPQAFATDYRSVIIFGRARVLTDDRARRQALEKLNEKYSPQFPEEGRREIERGWNAVCIVEIEIEHLTGKEAKKPI; encoded by the coding sequence TTGACCTGTTGGGCCCGCTCGTTGTTCGCCCGCCGGCAGGCCAACTTTTTCATCGAGGGGCGCGTTGGTCCGGACATGTTCGGCAAGATGAGGAGAAGGAACCAGGCGCTATCGGGCGATGAGTGCCTCGATATACTAAGATCGTGCTCCACTGGCATCCTTGGAGCGGCGGGGCCCGATGGATATCCATACGCCGTTCCCCTCAACTACGCCTACGACGACGGCAGGATTATATTCCACTGTGCACGGGAGGGGCACAAGCTCGACTGCATCCGCCATAGTGAGAAGGTCTCGTTCTGCGTGGTCCAGAGCGACCAGGTGGTTCCCCAGGCGTTCGCCACCGACTATCGGAGCGTGATCATCTTCGGTCGAGCGAGGGTGCTCACCGACGACCGTGCCCGCCGCCAAGCACTGGAGAAGTTGAACGAGAAGTACTCTCCTCAGTTTCCCGAGGAGGGAAGAAGGGAGATCGAGAGGGGCTGGAATGCGGTCTGCATCGTCGAGATCGAGATCGAACACCTGACCGGGAAGGAAGCTAAGAAACCGATCTGA
- a CDS encoding MFS transporter, which translates to MGLANLSMYVFQGYFIFYLQDSGLSYLQMSVIYAVNLILSALLSLPMGNLADRYGRRRCFALGAAVMSISMVIYAFNRAFGMFLVAEAFWASGWALLNGSNEAWIVDQLSKEGRTGEAPHAFTVMMSVSYTMGVVGGIIASVLVLFSLNMPFLGAAIIALVCASLVWTRLPENYGAERVRLKSILADSLSFYKRSRALQFLTAGETFRYITSVIYLFLYQPYLVAIGLGEEYLGIYFSVLMLTSAAGSLAAPRLAERWGEHRVMAMSSAGLVVGFVLLALSPGLAASCLLFAVCGLSTGLGWPPMMTWRNRLVPSRIRASALSLFASFTYLAGAVISMALGALLDSSSPTAGFVFAALIGLISIPMYLQAAKKKYWEAPASAAGREGPQKI; encoded by the coding sequence ATGGGACTAGCCAACCTGTCGATGTACGTCTTCCAGGGCTACTTCATCTTCTACCTGCAGGACAGCGGTTTGAGCTATCTGCAGATGAGCGTCATCTACGCTGTCAACCTCATCCTCAGCGCTTTGCTGAGCCTGCCGATGGGCAACCTCGCCGATCGGTATGGGCGCAGGCGGTGCTTCGCCCTGGGGGCCGCGGTGATGAGCATATCGATGGTCATCTACGCCTTCAATCGCGCATTCGGCATGTTCCTGGTGGCTGAAGCCTTCTGGGCTTCCGGCTGGGCCCTGCTCAATGGATCCAACGAGGCGTGGATCGTCGACCAGTTGAGCAAGGAGGGGCGGACTGGTGAGGCTCCCCATGCCTTCACCGTCATGATGAGCGTATCTTATACCATGGGCGTGGTCGGGGGAATCATCGCCTCCGTACTGGTGCTCTTCTCCCTGAACATGCCCTTTCTGGGAGCTGCCATCATCGCCCTGGTGTGCGCATCACTGGTGTGGACGAGGCTGCCGGAGAATTACGGCGCGGAGAGGGTTAGGCTGAAGAGCATCCTCGCCGACAGTCTGAGCTTCTACAAGCGCAGCAGGGCGCTGCAGTTCCTCACTGCCGGGGAGACCTTTAGGTACATCACCTCGGTGATCTACCTCTTCCTCTATCAACCGTACCTGGTGGCCATCGGGCTGGGGGAGGAGTACCTTGGTATCTACTTCTCGGTTCTCATGCTCACAAGCGCTGCGGGCAGCCTGGCCGCTCCCCGCCTGGCTGAGCGCTGGGGGGAGCATCGCGTGATGGCCATGTCCAGCGCCGGCCTGGTGGTCGGGTTCGTCCTGCTGGCGCTGTCCCCGGGGCTGGCGGCGTCCTGCCTCCTGTTCGCGGTGTGCGGCCTCTCCACCGGCCTGGGATGGCCCCCGATGATGACCTGGAGGAACCGCCTCGTGCCGTCGAGGATCAGGGCCTCCGCCCTTTCCCTGTTCGCTTCCTTCACCTACCTCGCCGGAGCGGTCATCTCCATGGCCTTGGGCGCTCTGCTGGACTCGAGCTCGCCCACTGCTGGCTTCGTCTTTGCCGCCCTCATCGGTCTGATTTCGATACCCATGTACTTGCAGGCGGCGAAAAAGAAGTACTGGGAGGCCCCCGCTTCGGCCGCTGGCCGAGAGGGACCTCAGAAGATATAG
- a CDS encoding hydantoinase/oxoprolinase N-terminal domain-containing protein has translation MAGIGAGGSFTDCVLLEMPGTKVIQTTKVPTEKGDLPASVLRCFSALSIPSPFLLSRLCVSTILATNAMVGGTRKDVFALCIGIAPKRSMENTGEVAVIDGRHDPTGPEVRLLGLPALRSAIHRCAKSSFVISARFEARNPEHELIAYRGVLEACPQAIVVRGSDLTRVLGMEDRLYLAAKNAELIHVMRSLMKEIAPAIAVPESLIYFLKGDGSLVSTEEATLRPILRVEIPVVGIGAPVHSFLDLVTGWIDCPIIIPPHHEVGNAMGAVCTEVLGRMEVMLRYEPGLVQGDEVIADHATTGDGQKVSGYRERAVVFAIEQATDELREYMEHSGIRSSDTKVEVRDITCMEWSLRKVAETVVSMTTGER, from the coding sequence GTGGCGGGAATCGGTGCTGGCGGCTCTTTCACCGACTGCGTGCTTCTGGAGATGCCGGGAACAAAGGTCATCCAGACGACCAAGGTCCCAACTGAGAAGGGAGATCTGCCGGCAAGCGTGTTGAGATGCTTCTCCGCATTGTCCATTCCTTCCCCCTTCCTTCTGTCCCGGTTATGTGTCTCTACCATTCTCGCCACCAACGCTATGGTGGGGGGCACGAGGAAGGATGTATTCGCCCTGTGCATCGGCATCGCCCCCAAACGCTCGATGGAAAATACCGGCGAGGTCGCGGTGATCGATGGGAGACATGATCCCACGGGTCCGGAGGTCCGGCTCCTGGGTCTACCGGCTTTACGGTCGGCGATCCACAGGTGCGCCAAGAGTTCCTTCGTCATCTCGGCCCGCTTCGAAGCAAGGAACCCCGAGCATGAGCTGATCGCCTACCGGGGGGTCCTGGAAGCTTGCCCCCAGGCTATAGTGGTGAGAGGGAGCGACCTCACCAGAGTGCTGGGAATGGAGGACCGTTTGTACCTGGCAGCCAAGAATGCCGAGCTTATCCATGTTATGAGGTCGCTGATGAAGGAGATCGCACCGGCTATCGCCGTCCCCGAAAGCTTGATTTACTTTCTGAAGGGCGACGGAAGCCTGGTATCAACCGAGGAGGCGACCCTCCGACCCATCCTCAGGGTAGAGATTCCAGTGGTGGGGATTGGCGCTCCGGTCCACTCATTCCTCGACCTTGTGACGGGATGGATCGACTGTCCGATCATCATTCCCCCGCACCATGAGGTGGGCAACGCCATGGGCGCGGTCTGCACCGAAGTGCTGGGTCGGATGGAGGTAATGCTCCGATACGAACCCGGGCTCGTTCAAGGCGATGAGGTGATCGCCGATCATGCTACCACCGGCGACGGCCAGAAGGTGTCCGGGTATCGGGAGCGGGCGGTCGTCTTTGCCATCGAACAGGCCACTGACGAACTACGGGAGTACATGGAGCACAGCGGCATCCGAAGCTCTGATACCAAGGTCGAGGTCAGGGACATAACCTGTATGGAATGGAGCCTCCGCAAGGTGGCCGAGACCGTGGTTAGCATGACCACGGGGGAGAGATGA
- a CDS encoding translation initiation factor IF-2 subunit beta, translated as MPDDDYLSLLGRAKEKLPETIEKHERFHVPEPDIFLEGKITVIRNYGQIVDALRRDPDHLLQYLLRELGTPGQIEGQRLVLKAKLTPAQVTDRIMNYTETFVLCSECGKPDTRINKEGRILVLECEACGAHRPVNVRKSTRAAEKEGIKEGGIYEVMVEDVGRKGDGVAKLDKYIIYVPGAAKGTKLKVKIQKISGNVAFSVPAPADAPLS; from the coding sequence ATGCCTGATGACGATTACTTATCATTACTAGGTCGTGCCAAGGAGAAGCTTCCCGAGACCATCGAGAAGCACGAGAGGTTTCATGTTCCAGAGCCGGATATCTTCCTGGAGGGGAAGATCACCGTCATCCGTAACTATGGGCAGATCGTCGACGCCTTGCGCCGGGATCCAGATCACTTGTTGCAGTACCTGCTCCGGGAGCTGGGCACACCAGGGCAGATTGAGGGGCAGCGGCTCGTGCTGAAGGCCAAGCTTACCCCGGCCCAGGTCACCGACCGCATCATGAACTATACCGAGACGTTCGTGCTGTGCTCGGAGTGCGGTAAGCCGGACACGAGGATCAACAAGGAGGGCCGCATCCTCGTCCTGGAGTGCGAGGCCTGCGGAGCCCACCGACCCGTGAACGTGCGGAAGTCCACCCGAGCTGCAGAGAAGGAAGGCATCAAGGAAGGCGGCATCTACGAGGTCATGGTCGAGGACGTCGGCCGCAAGGGCGACGGGGTGGCCAAGCTCGACAAGTACATCATCTACGTACCTGGGGCCGCCAAGGGCACCAAGCTCAAGGTGAAGATCCAAAAGATCTCCGGAAACGTAGCCTTCTCGGTGCCGGCCCCGGCCGACGCACCGCTGAGCTGA